In Halovulum dunhuangense, one genomic interval encodes:
- a CDS encoding glutamate-5-semialdehyde dehydrogenase, translating into MDGAELDIPALMQDIGRRARAASAVLATAGAGTKRQALEAAADAVWAARTAIIEANARDLDYGREKGLSAAMMDRLRLDEARIRGIADGLRAVAGQADPVGRVLAEWDMPSGLHIRRVATPLGVIGVIYESRPNVTADAGGLCLKSGNAAILRGGSESFHSSSAIHACLVEGLRAAGLPEDAIQLVPTRDRAAVGALLTMTEYVDVVVPRGGKGLVGLVQAEARVPVFAHLEGIVHIYVDAAAEPDLVSPVVLNAKTRRPGICGAVECLLIDRAYLAAQGPKVIEDLLAAGVEVRVGEGLEHLPGTTPATEADWGREYLDRIIAVKLVDGVDAAIAHVRRYGSQHTDCILTQDDAVAARFFAELDSAILMRNASTQFADGGEFGMGAEIGIATGKLHARGPVGAEQLTSFKYLVEGQGSLRP; encoded by the coding sequence ATGGACGGGGCGGAACTGGACATACCCGCACTGATGCAGGACATCGGGCGGCGGGCACGCGCGGCAAGCGCGGTGCTTGCCACTGCCGGCGCAGGGACGAAGCGCCAGGCGCTGGAGGCGGCGGCGGACGCGGTCTGGGCCGCGCGCACGGCGATCATCGAGGCCAATGCGCGCGATCTGGACTATGGCCGCGAAAAGGGCCTGTCGGCGGCGATGATGGACCGGCTGCGCCTGGACGAGGCGCGCATCCGCGGCATCGCCGACGGCCTGCGCGCGGTGGCGGGGCAGGCCGATCCGGTGGGCCGGGTGCTGGCGGAATGGGACATGCCCTCGGGGTTGCATATCCGCCGGGTGGCGACGCCGCTGGGCGTGATCGGCGTGATCTACGAAAGCCGGCCCAACGTCACGGCGGATGCCGGCGGGCTGTGCCTGAAATCCGGCAACGCGGCGATCCTGCGGGGAGGGTCGGAGAGTTTCCATTCCTCCAGCGCCATACATGCCTGCCTGGTCGAGGGGCTGCGGGCCGCGGGGCTGCCCGAGGACGCGATCCAGCTTGTGCCGACGCGCGACCGCGCCGCCGTGGGTGCGCTGCTGACCATGACCGAATACGTCGATGTGGTGGTGCCGCGTGGTGGCAAGGGACTCGTGGGCCTGGTGCAGGCCGAGGCGCGGGTGCCGGTCTTTGCCCATCTCGAGGGGATCGTGCACATCTATGTGGATGCTGCCGCCGAGCCGGACCTGGTTTCCCCGGTGGTGCTGAACGCCAAGACGCGGCGACCCGGCATCTGCGGCGCGGTGGAATGCCTGCTGATCGACCGCGCCTACCTGGCGGCACAAGGGCCGAAGGTGATCGAGGATCTGCTTGCGGCAGGCGTCGAGGTGCGCGTGGGCGAGGGACTGGAGCATCTGCCGGGAACCACTCCCGCGACCGAAGCCGACTGGGGCCGCGAGTATCTGGACCGGATCATCGCGGTGAAGCTGGTCGACGGGGTGGACGCGGCGATCGCCCATGTGCGGCGCTACGGCTCGCAGCACACCGATTGCATCCTGACCCAGGACGACGCCGTTGCCGCGCGCTTCTTCGCGGAACTCGACAGCGCGATCCTGATGCGCAACGCCTCGACCCAGTTCGCAGATGGCGGCGAGTTCGGGATGGGCGCGGAAATCGGCATCGCCACCGGCAAGCTGCATGCGCGCGGCCCCGTCGGCGCCGAGCAGCTGACCAGCTTCAAGTACCTGGTCGAGGGGCAGGGCAGCCTGCGGCCCTAA
- a CDS encoding GNAT family N-acetyltransferase: MSPHVTLIGRHNTALLDHVAEGVFAHPPTAAHLGAYLADPAQRLFVAVQAGRVVGQLSAVLHRHPDKAPGLYIEELGVATALRRQGIATALMQAAVTLARNLGCAEIWLATEADNHAARAFYATQGLSGQQVVMFSRLL, from the coding sequence ATGAGCCCGCATGTGACCCTGATCGGCCGGCACAATACCGCCCTTCTCGACCATGTCGCGGAAGGGGTGTTCGCGCATCCCCCCACGGCCGCGCATCTGGGCGCCTATCTGGCGGACCCCGCACAAAGGCTTTTCGTGGCCGTCCAGGCAGGGCGCGTCGTGGGCCAACTCTCTGCGGTCCTGCACCGCCACCCCGACAAGGCGCCCGGCCTTTACATAGAAGAGCTGGGCGTTGCCACGGCGCTCCGGCGGCAGGGCATCGCCACTGCGCTGATGCAGGCGGCCGTGACCCTTGCGCGCAACCTGGGCTGCGCCGAGATATGGCTCGCGACCGAGGCGGACAATCATGCCGCCCGGGCCTTTTACGCTACGCAGGGCCTGTCCGGGCAGCAGGTGGTGATGTTCTCGCGGCTGCTTTAG
- a CDS encoding YcbK family protein has translation MINKPRNTSRRDVLAGIFTAVAATAAPVYANAAGFLRGAGDIRRIRLNSPRTGESVDTIYWIEGEYIPEALGEISWFMRDWRENEMIQYDPRNLDIMAAAAKLMDTEEAYSVISGYRAPATNGMLRSNSRGVAQNSYHMRGMAADLRMSSRSIGQMAGAAQACNAGGVGRYGRSNFVHMDCGPIRTWRG, from the coding sequence ATGATCAACAAACCCAGGAATACATCCCGTCGCGACGTGCTCGCCGGGATCTTCACCGCGGTTGCAGCGACAGCGGCCCCCGTCTACGCGAATGCGGCAGGCTTCCTGCGCGGCGCGGGCGACATACGCCGCATCCGCCTCAACAGCCCCCGCACCGGAGAGTCGGTCGATACGATCTACTGGATCGAGGGGGAGTACATACCCGAAGCCCTTGGCGAGATCAGCTGGTTCATGCGCGACTGGCGCGAGAACGAGATGATCCAGTATGATCCGCGCAACCTCGACATCATGGCCGCCGCCGCCAAGCTGATGGACACCGAAGAGGCGTACAGCGTCATCTCCGGCTACCGGGCCCCGGCCACCAACGGGATGCTGCGCTCCAACAGTCGCGGGGTGGCGCAGAACTCCTACCACATGCGGGGCATGGCCGCAGATCTGCGGATGAGCTCGCGCTCCATCGGGCAGATGGCAGGTGCCGCGCAGGCCTGCAACGCCGGCGGCGTCGGCCGCTACGGCCGGTCGAACTTCGTGCACATGGATTGCGGCCCGATCCGCACCTGGCGCGGCTGA
- a CDS encoding L,D-transpeptidase family protein: MIRIATGLFFAVALGTPATLLGSASILSAQTVTSDAPAPMIVLDPAAEELRTLLTAEGAMAEPMLTVYAQHDFAPIWTEAKAAALFDALEDAASHGLPAARYGLSDLLALDLAAPSHATREMALSRAFLAYARDINSGIIEPGSADGDIEISPRRPDPAALLEGLAETPDAASYLAALAPSHPDYAALLGEKQRLEALIEGGAWGETVPEGSTLRLDDDSPRVAALRARLGRMDGRDYGTSSLFDAELETALRAFQLRHGLNDDGVAGPATLAAVNASAEARLRQVVVNLERQRWLNYERGARHIYVNQADFSVRVIDHGKTSFFSRTVIGQTRHKTQEFNDTMTHMVVNPTWHVPYSIATEEMLPKLQANPNALGSNMQIMTRSGTRINPTLVDFSQFSRGNFPFLIKEAPNPGNALGLVKFMFPNKHNIYLHDTPSKSLFARDVRAYSHGCVRVQKPFELAQVLLAPQVDDPEAAFQRYLAGGRERRVDLEQPVPIYLTYQSAWVDEAGVPQYRGDVYGRDARVFDALTEAGVRLSTVEG; the protein is encoded by the coding sequence ATGATCCGAATTGCGACTGGTCTTTTCTTTGCCGTGGCGCTGGGTACGCCGGCGACATTGCTTGGCAGTGCGTCCATTCTGTCGGCGCAGACTGTCACGTCGGACGCGCCGGCCCCCATGATCGTGCTGGATCCCGCGGCAGAGGAATTGCGCACGCTTCTGACAGCCGAAGGTGCCATGGCCGAGCCGATGCTGACGGTTTACGCGCAGCACGATTTCGCGCCGATCTGGACCGAGGCCAAGGCCGCGGCATTGTTCGACGCGCTGGAGGATGCCGCCTCCCATGGGCTGCCCGCCGCGCGCTACGGCCTGTCCGATCTTCTGGCGCTGGATCTTGCGGCGCCCTCGCACGCAACGCGGGAGATGGCGTTGTCGCGGGCGTTCCTGGCGTATGCGCGGGACATCAATTCGGGCATCATCGAGCCGGGCAGCGCCGACGGCGACATCGAGATCTCGCCGCGCCGGCCTGATCCGGCGGCCTTGCTCGAGGGGCTGGCCGAGACACCCGACGCCGCGTCCTACCTGGCGGCCCTTGCGCCGTCGCATCCCGACTACGCTGCCCTTCTGGGCGAGAAGCAGCGCCTGGAGGCGTTGATCGAGGGGGGCGCCTGGGGCGAGACGGTGCCCGAGGGCAGCACGCTCAGGCTGGATGACGACAGTCCCCGCGTGGCCGCGTTGCGCGCCCGGCTCGGGCGGATGGACGGGCGCGACTACGGCACGTCGAGCCTGTTCGATGCGGAACTCGAGACCGCGCTCAGGGCTTTCCAGCTGCGCCATGGGCTGAACGATGACGGCGTCGCCGGACCCGCGACGCTGGCCGCGGTAAACGCCTCGGCCGAGGCGCGGCTGCGCCAGGTGGTGGTCAACCTTGAGCGGCAGCGCTGGCTCAACTACGAGCGGGGCGCGCGCCACATCTACGTCAACCAGGCCGATTTCTCGGTCCGGGTGATCGACCATGGCAAGACCAGCTTCTTCAGCCGCACGGTGATCGGGCAGACCCGGCACAAGACCCAGGAATTCAACGACACGATGACCCATATGGTCGTGAATCCGACCTGGCACGTTCCCTATTCGATCGCCACCGAAGAGATGTTGCCTAAGCTTCAGGCGAACCCGAACGCGCTTGGCTCGAACATGCAGATCATGACGCGCAGCGGCACGCGCATCAATCCGACGCTGGTGGATTTCAGCCAGTTCAGCCGGGGCAACTTTCCGTTCCTGATCAAGGAAGCACCCAATCCGGGCAATGCGCTGGGTCTGGTGAAGTTCATGTTCCCCAACAAGCACAACATCTATCTGCATGATACGCCGTCGAAATCCCTGTTCGCCCGCGACGTGCGCGCCTACAGCCATGGCTGCGTGCGGGTGCAGAAGCCGTTCGAGCTGGCGCAGGTTCTGCTGGCGCCGCAGGTCGACGACCCCGAAGCCGCCTTCCAGCGTTATCTGGCCGGTGGGCGCGAGCGGCGCGTCGATCTGGAGCAGCCGGTGCCGATCTATCTGACCTACCAGTCGGCCTGGGTCGACGAGGCGGGCGTTCCGCAGTATCGCGGCGACGTCTATGGCCGGGATGCGCGGGTGTTCGATGCGCTGACCGAAGCCGGGGTGCGCCTGTCCACCGTTGAAGGCTGA
- the lpxD gene encoding UDP-3-O-(3-hydroxymyristoyl)glucosamine N-acyltransferase, with the protein MTHTLGSIAEALGATAEGRLDLAITGVAEPARATESDLALAMEPKFAETLGQGKARAAVLWQGADWRALGLEGAIFAPRSRYVLAGVGRVFAPPLTLPHGIHPSAVIEPGAILGEDAWVGPFTYIAVGARIGPRARILNHVSIGADAVIGADALIHPHVHIGPRVVIGDRFICQPGAMIGGDGFSFVSPSRDAVEEARATGQISAASRTPGFARINSLGSVRIGDDVEVGANAAIDRGTISDTVIGDGTKLDDLVDIGHNVQIGRHCLLCGQSGVAGSSILGDRVVLGGKAGVADHLRIGSDVIVTGASGVSSHVPSGRVMMGNPAMKMDLSVASYKALRRLPRLLEKMESALKRVPKDDSSR; encoded by the coding sequence ATGACGCACACCCTTGGCAGCATCGCAGAGGCGCTTGGCGCGACCGCAGAGGGGCGGCTGGACCTGGCGATCACGGGGGTGGCCGAGCCTGCCCGCGCGACGGAAAGCGATCTTGCGCTGGCGATGGAGCCGAAATTCGCCGAGACGCTCGGCCAGGGCAAGGCGCGGGCGGCGGTGCTCTGGCAGGGGGCCGATTGGCGGGCGCTGGGGCTGGAAGGCGCGATCTTCGCGCCGCGCTCGCGCTATGTGCTGGCCGGTGTCGGGCGCGTCTTCGCGCCGCCGCTGACGCTTCCGCATGGCATCCACCCCTCGGCGGTGATCGAACCGGGGGCGATACTGGGCGAGGATGCCTGGGTCGGCCCCTTCACCTATATCGCCGTGGGCGCCCGGATCGGGCCGCGGGCGCGGATCCTGAACCATGTGTCCATCGGGGCGGATGCGGTGATCGGGGCGGATGCGCTGATCCATCCGCATGTGCATATCGGCCCGCGGGTGGTGATCGGGGACCGCTTCATCTGCCAGCCCGGCGCGATGATCGGCGGCGACGGGTTTTCCTTCGTCTCGCCCTCGCGCGATGCGGTGGAGGAGGCGCGCGCCACGGGCCAGATCAGCGCGGCCAGCCGAACCCCCGGCTTTGCGCGGATCAATTCGCTCGGGTCGGTCCGGATCGGCGACGACGTCGAGGTGGGCGCGAATGCCGCGATCGATCGCGGCACGATCTCCGACACGGTGATCGGGGACGGCACCAAGCTCGATGACCTTGTGGACATCGGGCACAACGTGCAGATCGGCCGCCATTGCCTGCTGTGCGGCCAGTCCGGCGTTGCGGGGTCGAGCATCCTGGGCGACCGCGTGGTGCTGGGCGGCAAGGCCGGGGTCGCGGATCATCTGCGGATCGGGTCTGACGTTATCGTGACCGGCGCCTCGGGCGTGAGTTCCCATGTGCCGTCCGGGCGGGTGATGATGGGCAACCCGGCCATGAAAATGGACCTGAGCGTCGCCTCCTACAAGGCGCTGCGGCGCCTGCCGCGGCTTCTCGAGAAGATGGAGTCCGCGCTAAAACGGGTTCCAAAGGACGATTCAAGCAGGTAA
- a CDS encoding acyl carrier protein, which yields MTKTVAEQVIAIIAEQALMEPGDVSPDATLDDLGVDSLGLVEAVFAIEETFDISVPFNANDPAQSEFDISNVRAMIAAVEKLVAEKGT from the coding sequence ATGACGAAGACTGTCGCAGAGCAGGTCATCGCCATCATCGCCGAACAGGCGCTGATGGAGCCTGGGGACGTGAGCCCGGACGCCACGCTGGACGATCTTGGTGTCGATTCCCTCGGCCTTGTGGAGGCGGTCTTCGCAATCGAGGAAACCTTCGACATTTCCGTTCCCTTCAACGCAAACGATCCGGCACAGTCCGAATTCGACATCAGCAATGTGCGCGCGATGATCGCGGCGGTCGAGAAGCTGGTCGCCGAGAAGGGCACCTGA
- a CDS encoding beta-ketoacyl-[acyl-carrier-protein] synthase family protein yields the protein MKRVVITGQGAISALGDSAVENLVAMREGRNGIGPLEFQDVERLSITIGGQIRGYDPVARFSRQEITLYDKFTQFALIAAEEAVAQSGLVLTERLAAEAGVVLGTAGGGLQTQDENYRQVYEEGKNRVHPFVVPRLMNNAAASHVSMRYNLQGPTFTVATACASSNHAMGQAFNLIRCGTTKVMLTGGSESMLCFGGIKAWEGLRVMSKDGCRPFSANRNGMVQGEGAAVFVFEEYEHARARGADILAEVVGFAMTSDASDIVMPNKEGAKRAIRGALRDAGLGLDSVGYINAHGTGTTANDRTECAAVREVFGAHADSLMISSTKSMHGHLIGGTGAVEMLACVMAVRDGVIAPTINHEEADPECDLDVVPNVAREADVSVALSNAFAFGGLNAVLAVRRI from the coding sequence ATGAAGCGTGTGGTCATCACCGGACAGGGGGCGATCTCGGCTCTTGGCGACAGCGCCGTCGAGAACCTTGTCGCCATGCGCGAGGGGCGCAATGGAATCGGCCCGCTGGAATTCCAGGATGTCGAGCGCCTGTCCATCACCATCGGCGGCCAGATCCGCGGCTACGATCCGGTGGCGCGTTTCTCGCGGCAGGAAATCACGCTCTACGACAAGTTCACCCAGTTCGCCCTGATCGCGGCCGAAGAGGCCGTGGCGCAGTCCGGGCTGGTGCTGACCGAAAGGCTGGCGGCCGAGGCGGGCGTGGTGCTGGGCACCGCGGGCGGCGGGTTGCAGACCCAGGACGAAAACTACCGCCAGGTCTATGAAGAGGGGAAGAACCGCGTTCACCCCTTCGTGGTGCCGCGCCTGATGAACAACGCCGCCGCAAGCCATGTGTCGATGCGCTACAACCTGCAGGGGCCGACATTCACCGTGGCCACGGCCTGCGCGTCGTCGAACCACGCGATGGGGCAGGCTTTCAACCTGATCCGCTGCGGGACCACCAAGGTGATGCTGACCGGCGGGTCGGAAAGCATGCTCTGCTTCGGCGGCATCAAGGCCTGGGAAGGGCTGCGGGTGATGTCCAAGGATGGCTGCCGGCCGTTCTCGGCCAATCGCAACGGCATGGTCCAGGGCGAGGGGGCGGCGGTGTTCGTGTTCGAGGAATACGAGCATGCGCGGGCGCGCGGCGCCGATATCCTGGCCGAGGTGGTGGGCTTCGCCATGACCTCGGACGCCTCTGACATCGTGATGCCCAACAAGGAGGGCGCCAAGCGCGCGATCCGCGGGGCGCTCAGGGATGCGGGGCTGGGACTGGACTCGGTGGGCTATATCAACGCGCATGGGACCGGCACCACGGCGAACGACCGGACCGAATGCGCCGCCGTGCGCGAGGTGTTCGGCGCGCATGCCGACAGCCTGATGATTTCCTCGACCAAGTCGATGCATGGCCACCTGATCGGCGGCACGGGCGCGGTCGAGATGCTGGCCTGCGTGATGGCGGTGCGCGACGGGGTGATCGCCCCCACGATCAACCACGAGGAAGCGGATCCCGAATGCGATCTGGACGTGGTGCCGAACGTGGCGCGCGAGGCGGATGTGAGCGTCGCGCTGTCGAACGCGTTCGCCTTCGGCGGGCTGAACGCGGTGCTGGCGGTCAGACGGATCTGA
- a CDS encoding invasion associated locus B family protein, with translation MHSRSLAIAALMMGSILAGHALAQDAAPTTEPAPEAAPETTVDAPAPAEPAPTAGSEAQPELTITEFGDWELRCEETSDNCFMYQLAVDNEQNPVSEMTIVALPQEAEAAAGVTVITPLGTLLTEGLILQIDEREARQYPFNWCTRSGCFSRFGLTDEEVAAMKAGATVRARLLSVSAPDQPVILELSLTGFTAAFDAMNAN, from the coding sequence ATGCATAGCCGAAGCCTCGCCATCGCAGCGCTGATGATGGGCTCGATCCTTGCCGGACACGCCCTTGCGCAGGATGCGGCGCCCACGACCGAGCCGGCTCCCGAGGCCGCCCCCGAGACCACGGTGGACGCCCCCGCCCCGGCGGAACCTGCCCCGACCGCGGGATCCGAAGCACAGCCAGAACTGACGATCACCGAATTCGGGGACTGGGAACTGCGTTGCGAGGAGACGAGCGACAACTGCTTCATGTACCAGCTTGCCGTGGACAACGAGCAGAACCCGGTTTCGGAAATGACCATCGTGGCGCTTCCGCAAGAAGCCGAGGCCGCCGCCGGCGTGACCGTCATCACCCCGCTTGGAACGCTGCTGACCGAAGGGTTGATCCTGCAGATCGACGAGCGCGAGGCGCGTCAATATCCGTTCAACTGGTGCACCCGTTCGGGCTGCTTCTCGCGCTTTGGCCTCACCGACGAGGAAGTGGCGGCGATGAAGGCCGGCGCCACGGTGCGGGCGCGGCTTCTGTCGGTGTCGGCGCCGGACCAACCGGTGATCCTGGAGCTTTCGCTTACGGGGTTCACCGCCGCCTTCGATGCGATGAACGCGAACTGA
- a CDS encoding helicase HerA-like domain-containing protein yields the protein MTDDTSIFLGGGGESQAEPCTLALKYANRHGLVAGATGTGKTVTLQIMAESFAARGVPVFLADVKGDLAGLSQPGAPTDKAHQALQDRAARIGFADYGYDAFPVVFWDMFGEQGHPVRTTISEMGPLLLSRLLELTEAQEGVLNIAFRLADEHAMPLIDLKDLRAFLVWLGENSAQVALQYGNVSTASVGAIQRRLLVLENQGAAGFFGEPALELHDMIRTGPDGRGQVNVLAADRLMSSPRLYATFLLWLLSELFEELPEVGDPEKPKFVFFFDEAHLLFDGAPKALVDKVEQVARLIRSKGVGVYFVTQNPDDVPPQILSQLGNRVQHALRAFTPRDQKALKAAAETFRPNPRFDTAEAIRDVGVGEGLVSTLQAKGAPGIVERVLIRPPSSRMGPIGAEERRAVIAASPLRGIYDRAIEGESAYEMLQAKAEKAAAEAEAAEQDKAREFNAARRYSPQDRGRATSRTRADDSIGELLIKSAIKTASTRSGRTFIRGVLGGLFRGR from the coding sequence ATGACGGATGATACCAGCATATTTCTGGGCGGCGGCGGCGAGAGCCAGGCCGAGCCCTGCACCCTGGCTTTGAAATACGCCAACCGCCACGGGCTGGTTGCCGGGGCCACGGGAACCGGCAAGACGGTGACGCTTCAGATCATGGCCGAAAGCTTTGCGGCCCGCGGCGTCCCGGTGTTCCTGGCGGATGTGAAGGGCGATCTTGCGGGCCTGTCGCAACCCGGTGCGCCCACCGACAAGGCACACCAGGCGCTACAGGACCGGGCGGCGAGGATCGGCTTTGCGGATTACGGCTATGACGCGTTCCCGGTCGTGTTCTGGGACATGTTCGGCGAACAGGGCCACCCGGTCCGGACCACCATTTCCGAGATGGGGCCGCTTCTGCTGTCGCGGCTTCTCGAACTGACCGAGGCGCAGGAAGGCGTGCTGAACATCGCCTTCCGGCTGGCCGACGAACACGCGATGCCGCTCATTGACCTGAAGGACCTGCGCGCCTTTCTCGTGTGGCTTGGCGAGAACTCGGCGCAGGTGGCGCTGCAATACGGCAATGTCTCGACCGCGTCTGTGGGCGCGATCCAGCGGCGGCTTCTGGTGCTGGAGAACCAGGGCGCGGCGGGCTTCTTCGGCGAGCCGGCGCTGGAATTGCACGACATGATCCGCACGGGGCCCGACGGGCGCGGCCAGGTCAACGTGCTGGCCGCCGACCGGCTGATGTCCTCGCCCCGGCTTTACGCCACGTTCCTTCTGTGGCTGCTGTCTGAACTGTTCGAGGAGTTGCCCGAGGTGGGCGATCCCGAAAAGCCGAAATTCGTCTTCTTCTTCGACGAGGCGCATCTGCTGTTCGATGGCGCCCCCAAGGCGCTGGTCGACAAGGTGGAGCAGGTGGCCCGGCTGATCCGCTCCAAGGGGGTAGGGGTCTATTTCGTCACGCAGAACCCCGACGACGTGCCGCCGCAGATCCTGAGCCAGCTGGGCAACCGCGTGCAGCACGCGCTGCGCGCCTTTACGCCCCGCGACCAGAAGGCGCTGAAAGCGGCGGCCGAGACCTTCCGCCCGAACCCGCGCTTCGACACCGCCGAGGCGATCCGCGATGTGGGTGTGGGCGAGGGGCTGGTATCCACGCTTCAGGCCAAGGGTGCGCCGGGCATCGTCGAGCGGGTGCTGATCCGGCCGCCTTCCTCGCGCATGGGGCCGATCGGCGCCGAAGAACGCCGCGCCGTGATCGCCGCCTCGCCGCTGCGCGGGATCTATGACCGGGCGATCGAGGGGGAAAGCGCCTACGAGATGCTTCAGGCCAAGGCCGAGAAGGCCGCAGCCGAGGCCGAAGCGGCCGAGCAGGACAAGGCGCGCGAGTTCAACGCGGCGCGGCGCTATTCACCGCAGGACAGGGGCCGGGCCACGTCGCGCACGCGCGCGGACGACTCGATCGGAGAGCTGCTCATAAAGTCCGCCATCAAGACCGCGTCGACCAGATCGGGCCGCACCTTCATCCGCGGCGTTCTGGGCGGGCTGTTCCGGGGCCGCTGA
- a CDS encoding HlyC/CorC family transporter translates to METETATLAAGLDAALLGTVLAVVALLVMSAFFSGSETALTASSRGKLHSLADKGSKGAETALRLTEDNERLIGAVLLGNNMVNILATSLATSALTVLFGDSGVAVATLVMTALVLVFAEVMPKTYAITNAETAASRVAPVIAVVVRFLSPIVNTVRWLVRLILAALGVQTDPKASIMAAQEEIAGAIALHHSEGAVQREARDRLLGALDLGQREVEEIMLHRQNIEMIDADLPPQEILSTCLKSPHTRIPVYRGEPENVVGVIHAKDLLRAVDALLRRTGGLKALEKFDVMDVAMEPYFVPETTTLEDQMREFLRRKTHFALVVDEYGALRGLITLEDILEEIVGEIADEHDREEQTLTPEPDGSVTIEGGMTIRDLNRACEWNLPDDEANTVAGLVIHEAQTIPTEGQIFNFHGFRFQVLERERNRLTKLRVRKLE, encoded by the coding sequence ATGGAAACCGAAACCGCCACCCTTGCCGCCGGCCTGGACGCCGCCCTTCTGGGAACCGTCCTTGCAGTGGTCGCGCTTCTGGTGATGTCGGCGTTCTTCTCCGGCTCGGAAACCGCGCTGACCGCCTCGTCGCGGGGCAAGCTGCATTCGCTGGCCGACAAGGGCAGCAAGGGCGCCGAGACCGCCCTGCGCCTGACCGAGGACAACGAGCGCCTGATCGGCGCGGTCCTGCTTGGCAACAACATGGTCAACATCCTTGCCACGTCGCTTGCGACCTCGGCGCTGACGGTGCTGTTCGGCGACAGCGGCGTTGCGGTGGCGACGCTGGTGATGACGGCGCTGGTGCTGGTCTTCGCCGAGGTGATGCCGAAGACCTATGCCATCACCAACGCGGAGACGGCCGCCTCCCGCGTGGCGCCCGTCATCGCGGTGGTGGTGCGGTTCCTGTCGCCCATCGTCAACACCGTGCGCTGGCTCGTGCGGCTGATCCTGGCGGCGCTGGGCGTGCAGACCGATCCCAAGGCCAGCATCATGGCCGCCCAGGAAGAGATCGCCGGCGCCATCGCGCTGCATCACTCCGAGGGCGCCGTGCAGCGCGAGGCGCGCGACCGGCTGCTGGGTGCACTGGACCTGGGCCAGCGCGAGGTGGAGGAGATCATGCTCCACCGCCAGAACATCGAGATGATCGACGCCGACCTGCCACCGCAGGAAATCCTGTCCACCTGCCTGAAATCCCCCCACACCCGGATCCCCGTCTACCGCGGAGAGCCCGAGAACGTGGTCGGCGTGATCCATGCCAAGGATCTGCTGCGCGCGGTCGATGCGCTTCTGCGCCGGACCGGCGGGCTGAAGGCGCTGGAGAAGTTCGACGTGATGGACGTGGCGATGGAGCCCTATTTCGTCCCCGAGACCACCACGCTCGAGGATCAGATGCGCGAGTTCCTGCGCCGCAAGACCCACTTCGCGCTGGTCGTGGACGAATACGGCGCGCTGCGCGGGCTGATCACGCTGGAGGACATCCTCGAGGAGATCGTGGGAGAGATCGCCGACGAACACGACCGCGAGGAACAGACCCTGACGCCCGAGCCCGACGGATCCGTGACGATCGAGGGCGGCATGACGATCCGCGACCTGAACCGCGCCTGCGAATGGAACCTGCCCGACGACGAGGCCAACACCGTCGCGGGCCTGGTGATCCACGAGGCGCAGACCATCCCGACCGAGGGGCAGATCTTCAACTTCCACGGCTTCCGGTTCCAGGTGCTGGAACGCGAACGCAACCGCCTGACGAAGCTGCGCGTGCGCAAGCTCGAATGA